The sequence TACTCGTAAAAGTCAAGGCAGAAGCCGCCGGTAAAAACCTAGCATTCGAGCCCGCAACACAGCAGGACAGCGAAAAGCTCTGGAGAGCGCTGGAAAAGCTCAAGCAGATGTGGGGAGACCCAGACATACCAACAGAGCCAATACCAGAGTATGAAGGAAGAAGCATATGGGTTATAGCCTACGGCTTCAACAAGTGGTTCAAGCTCTTCAACCCGCGCCAACTCCTAACCCTGGTGAAACTAGTCAAGCTGGTACGCGAAGCCGGTAGGAGGGTGGAGGAGGAGAAGCTGAAGCAGGGCTGGGACAAGCAGAAAGCACACAAATACGCAGAAGCAATAACAACATACCTAGCAATAGCGCTATGCAAACATGCTGATTACAACTCCATGGAGTCTGGATGGCAGTTATCCTATTTAATTGCGGCACATACTCTAGCCATGAGAGGTATAGCCATGGTCTGGAACTGGGGTGAATACTGCCCATTCTCCAACTACTCAGGAACTTTCGAAACCATGTTAACGAGAAGTATTGTTGAAGCCATTGACTACCTCATCAGCGCCGTCTCGGGTAGTCCTAGTCGTGTCGAGGTTGTGCTGGATGATGCCACGGTTCTCGGCAGGCTCGGGGATGAGAGGTTCGACTTGATCGTTACGGACCCGCCTTACAGGGACGATGTTGCCTATGCTGAGCTAAGCGACTTCTACTACGTTTGGCTCAAGAGGGCTTTGAGCGATAGCAACGGGGCTGTGCTCGCGCCGAGGTTCCACGGGGACTTGTTCTTCAGCAACGAGGTCGAGGTTCCCACGCAGTGGCAGTGGTTTGCGAGCAGGGAGGTCTCGCTCAGCCAGGGCAGGTGCCAGCACTTCGGACAGGCCTCCTCGCCCGAGGACTGCGAGAGGGTCTTCAGGCACTTGCTCACGGCGAGCTTCAGGTCGATGACCTCTAAGTTGAAAGATAACGGGTTGATCGTGACTTACTTCGCGCAGAGCTCCCCGGACGCGTGGGCATCCCTCATCGACGCCGGGCTCGACAACGGGGTCTACCCCAGCGACGCCTTCCCCGTTTTAACCGAGAGCGAGGAGAGCGTTGTAGCCCGGGGGAAGGCGGCGATATCCGCCAGCATCGTCGTCTCGTGGAGGAGGGCTGAGGGCGGGGAACCCCTTGACTTATCGGCCAAGTATGATGAGCTGGTCGAGGCGGCTTCCCAGGGATTGAGGAGGATTGAAGAAGCTTTAGCCAAGGCTGGAAACGGGGTCGCCACCGAGATCCACGGGGTCACAGTCTACGTCATGAGCTACGCGTACGTCCTCAGCCTCCTCACGAGGCGTGGGAGGCCGGTTAGAAACGGCAGGCCATTAGCCACCGAGGAGATAGTGAAGCTCGCGGCCGAAATACTCTCACAGGCCTACGCCAGGGCCACGGGCGCGAAGTTAACGAGCAGCGACTCGATATTCTACTTCTTGGTGAAGAAGGTTTTCCCAAAGAGCCCCCAGGGGAGGAGGCTGGCGTCGAGCAGCGACTTGATACTGCTGAGCTACGGGCTGAGAGGAGAATCCTCAACCCTGAAGGCGCTCGACGACTTCACTAGGAGGATGGTAATCAAGGCGTACGGCAGGGAGGATGAGACAGAGGTGGCAAGCAGGAAAACCTACATCCTGATAGAGCCCGTGAAAGCCAACGACGAGCTCGAGCTCTCCGAGGTGTTAAGGCAACACGGCGTCGACGCCGACAATCCCTCGAGCTTCAAAAGCCCAGTGCACGTTGTCCACGCCCTAATGCTCTACTCTCTCAAACCCAAGGACGTGTTCGCAAAATACTATGAGAAGCTCTACACCGCCAACCCCGGGCTCGTGGCCGAGGCAGTGGAGCTCGCCAAGGCGCTGGCAACCCTAGAGGGGGACCCCGAGGCCGAGCTAGCTAGAAGGATCTTAGAATATGTGGGTTCGAACATTCCTAGGCCTAGGAGAGAGGTGACCCTGCGTGACTACTTCTAACATCAAGCCTTTCACAAGCGTTTTAAAGCCTCACAGAGAGGTTTTAGAAGGCAACATTGTCGAGAACCTGAGGCTATCCGACATATACCTATACAATGAGCTACGGGACAGGGTCGAAGAGGCTAGGAGCCTCCAGGATAACCCATTGCTCAACCACGTGGAGTTCTTGAAGAGAACTTATGTAAGCAACTCAATGAAAAGAGTGATTTTGAAAGTAATGGGCGGGTTGGCCGGCGCGTCGAGCCTTTATGTAGGCGAGGAGGGTAAGCGGTTTAACATTGGATCGAGAGTGCTGATCATACCAAGCTACTTGGGCGGGGGTAAGACCCACCTTCTTGCAACCCTCTACTACATTGCTAAACTATACAATGAGAGGGGTGTTGGAGTTGCCAAATTCGTCGGGAACGATGAGGAGTTACAGCGCGGGCTGAAGCACGCTATCGATGGTTTAGGAGGGGCTAAAATACACGTTGTCGCAATCGTAGGGGATACCAAGGCGCTAGCGCCTAGCCCGAAGGAGCCTGTAATCATTGACGGCGTCAAGATCTACACTCCATGGGGCCTCCTGGGCTTCCTTCTAGGAGAATATGAGAGTGTTAGAGAAGCAGACGAGCTACACTATACG is a genomic window of Thermosphaera sp. containing:
- a CDS encoding DUF1156 domain-containing protein, whose protein sequence is MNSADSFLESNGFPVEEVNIASAKEKGPGRPPFWEMVFWWTRKPLASARAVILASLLGEGFDPKRFLRIAYPSYEGRGRFSKTPHYLNPSIHLLDKNVQERIRSASLLDPFSGFGSIPLEAIRIGVGRVVASELLPSAVVFLRAVLEYPKWASDEGLGDQLVKDVEEWGKRVVEGLRNDPDLKELYDGETAVYIGSWEVKCPYCGRYTPLIGNWWLARVKGEKGFKALAWMTSEKGSDGVEIRVVDLTGSEDLSKAEPITRGNKTVGVRVNGREYRVGDPALNGEPNINARNQDAACLHCHARLKGNNKKWIMKESLKTWNQNLEKYLKGEATLDELKNSPARPRILVKVKAEAAGKNLAFEPATQQDSEKLWRALEKLKQMWGDPDIPTEPIPEYEGRSIWVIAYGFNKWFKLFNPRQLLTLVKLVKLVREAGRRVEEEKLKQGWDKQKAHKYAEAITTYLAIALCKHADYNSMESGWQLSYLIAAHTLAMRGIAMVWNWGEYCPFSNYSGTFETMLTRSIVEAIDYLISAVSGSPSRVEVVLDDATVLGRLGDERFDLIVTDPPYRDDVAYAELSDFYYVWLKRALSDSNGAVLAPRFHGDLFFSNEVEVPTQWQWFASREVSLSQGRCQHFGQASSPEDCERVFRHLLTASFRSMTSKLKDNGLIVTYFAQSSPDAWASLIDAGLDNGVYPSDAFPVLTESEESVVARGKAAISASIVVSWRRAEGGEPLDLSAKYDELVEAASQGLRRIEEALAKAGNGVATEIHGVTVYVMSYAYVLSLLTRRGRPVRNGRPLATEEIVKLAAEILSQAYARATGAKLTSSDSIFYFLVKKVFPKSPQGRRLASSSDLILLSYGLRGESSTLKALDDFTRRMVIKAYGREDETEVASRKTYILIEPVKANDELELSEVLRQHGVDADNPSSFKSPVHVVHALMLYSLKPKDVFAKYYEKLYTANPGLVAEAVELAKALATLEGDPEAELARRILEYVGSNIPRPRREVTLRDYF